Part of the Mastacembelus armatus chromosome 6, fMasArm1.2, whole genome shotgun sequence genome, GTTTGGTGATTATCACCTGTCTGTGTATCAGCTGCATACCTATCTGAGTATTGTCTGAGCTGGGAGATTAGATGTAGTCTAAACATTCCTcctttatctttgttttcatttgtaaggGCTACACCTCAGTGTAAGCTTTTTGAAGTTGATATGGAGTAAGTGTATCTTCCATCACctcctgtgtacacagttttctcttttgtcctcAATTTGATCGTCGTCAAAACATAACCTCATTATTGACATTGTGGTGTCTAGTCACAAATGCCACGACTGGTTTCAGGGAGTTTTTAGTTGTGTCACTGTGTCATTTAGGTGATTTTTGTTTACCTAATTCATGGCTGTTACACTTTCAGATGTCAGCACATTTTTTGGTGTTGCGACCAAATAATCACTCTATAATATATGAACAAACATATCATTTGATTAGAGGCGGATGATGTGGGAAACTTAAGTTTAGAGTGGCagaataatcttttttttttttttttgaatattcAAATGGACTGAGATTAAAATATTATGTAACAGGTGCccataattatttaaatatcaggcagccaaacacagaaaaggttGACCTTACATAGTAGTTTAACTACAGTAACTGAAAGTCAGTATGACAAGCAAACCTAATATATCAataatttacagtttatttgtttaattaccTTTTGTCCCTACTATACATTTTTGAAGCATTGCTCTTTGAGATGACATAGTTATTGAGAGCAGTGTATTGTGTTAGTATCGCTTACTCAATGCCATCATCTAAATGAACATTTTCTGACCATCTAATAGGGTTTTTGCTCCAGGGGATCTCCATGTAGGAAGTTAAGTTGTTGCAATTTTATCATAAAACTCAATCTGACGTCTAGATATGTATGAACTGGTCTGCAGTTTTTACAGTGATCTATTACCTCttataaacctttttttcttaTATCATGCACTTCATTTCCATGGATAATCAATAGCATTAaggtatttgctgtttttctgaagACCATGTTAAGCTGCCTTAGGAGGTTTCTGGTCTCCTTTGAGAATCACTCACCAGATGCATTCAAGCTCATCAGGTTTGATTTAAGCTATTTCTGAAACTGTGTGTCATCACTTCTGGGTAAACAATGGTCATTGTAACCGAGTCACAATGGCACAAAAGTCAACTCAAAACACAGCTGGCATTTTAAAAGCCATATGTGTCTGCATTGCATTTAGAGGTATTTTGCACTTACTCATCTAAaacagatgtattttttttattcctgtgtgATTTCCCATACAAGAGAATATTTCACACTTCTGCATCTTGTGTCATGAGTCCTTCTTACGTGTGAAAGTTGCCCCCCAGCTGTTCCAGGCTCTGCCAGTCAACCGAGAACATCATGTGGAATTGGTAATTTCACTGTCAGTTTGCTGAATTCTCGATAAGAAATGCAGAGAAGTCAAAGATGCATTTCTGTCAGGCAGAGTAATCACATGATGTTGTTGCTTCCTCTAGTTTGGGAAAACATTACTCTGACAGCTTTTCTTGTAATGTCGTTTCAGAGGTCTGGATATTAAATTTGACCGTGAGAAAGCTGTAGCATGTGAAACACTCCTAtatgttattttctctttctactTTACACCATAGTTTGCTGCTGATTTTCACAGCGTCAACAAGTTGTAAAACTGTTTGCTTGACTTGCTGGGGCAATACAGGGACtgtgtttaattttattgatgatCAGTGACCAGTGGCTAAGCGTgcctgaatgttttcttttgctttatagtgtgttttttgttgtcaaCTAAGGTGAAGGACTACTTGTTTGAAAAATAGATTCAATTTTTGGAAATGTGGTTATTCATTTGTGTTGCTGAAAATTAGATGAGAATATCCAATGCCACTTTCACAACTATAGGGTAATATGTAACCAGAGCCAATATTGGTTTATTGTTTGGCTTAGTACATTGGGTTATGTGCCTGGTTGTCTCCTAGTCCTGAGGAATGATTTCCTAAAGTCTCCATTGGTTTACCTGAAAACTGCACCCAGCCAAGGGAGGTGATAACAGTcttttcatctcagttttgACACAAAAGCTAATAAGcaattttctcaaaatgtctgTTTCCTTGAGTGATTTGAGAAGCTTTTAGGTCTTTAAGCACCTCATGATGTCTGTGCCCTGTATCGTCAGACCAAACACTGGCTTACTGGAAACATCTTACTTCCCTCCTGCTACTTGAATTAAGAGATTGAGATGTCTTTTGTAAAGGAATGATTTACTTGACACTTTTTGAAGTAGGCATCAGGAGCCAACATCTAACAGCAGTTTATGTACTTTAAGATACTTTCCCATGGGCTGCCTGGTTGTCAGATCAATATTTGTCTAGACATTGTTATGGATACAGTAACTGTTGATTCCTTAAAGCTTCACTTTTATACTTAATTTCagctaatttgtttttctgaccaAAATCTCTGTttgactgatttatttttacttacttAGTTTTACTTCTGACTGCCAatggacatccatccatccattttctatacctgcttattcctaagggtcacagggatctgctggagcctatcccagctctctttgggtgaaaggcagaggtccaccctggacaggtcaccagtccatcacagggccacatagagacaaacaacctcacacactcacactcactcctatgggcaatttagagtcaccaatcaacctgacatacatgtttttggactgtgggaggaaaccagagtacctggagaaaacccacacaagcacagggagaacatgcaaactccacacagaaaggctgggttgcgaacccacggCAACGGTGCTAAACAGTCTTGCCAGTGGACAGTTAATCCTAATTCCCTGTTTTTTCTTGACTTAGTATAGCATTTTGTTCATGTGTAATGTGGATGGAATTGTTTGCCTGTTTTCATGTACTGTTCTTAAATGTGGTGTTGTTGATAGGATTATATAACCAAATGTCCTGGCAAGTTAGGAAAATTGGGCAAAAATAAGGTGTAATTATTAGTGTAAAggtgtaattattttttattagtattGGTTCATCTGAAttataaaaaaatcaagcaTAGTTCCACATGTACAACTAGTGGGCTGTCCAGCCAGGTAGTTTTTAttggtttcatttgttttagttGTGTTTCTGGTTATTAGAAACCCCTCATTCCGGCAGCATGATGGGTTTTCTCAGCTAATTTGGTTATTGTAAAGGGCCGGACCTACTGGAAATACCAACTCATTTTATTGgttgctttcattttaaaaaccacACCCAATTATTTGCAATCAGGTTCTTTCACATCTGACGTCTCTTTTTCACTCCCACTGCATCATTGTTGACTCATTATACATTCTTAGtattgaggtttttttttgttttttttacacattaacGCAAACCAAATGTGACATCATATCTGTAAGGAAGTTACCACACCCACCTGCAGCTGATTCATCCAAATATTTCCCATAGTCAGGACATTCCCTGAAACAACGACAAGTGTTTCATTTCAGCACGTGTCAGCTCTAATGTGCTATAGCCAGCTATTTTATCACATTAAATAaagatatatatttaattttgctCAGTGTGCTTCATACTCTGTCGCAGAACTTGTCATATAGTACGACTAAAATTTTTACCAGCTCATTTTATTCACTAAActtgtgcttttgttaaagCCCCATTTTCAGTGCTCCTCTTTATTAAAAATTTCCAGATTTCGTCAAACTGCAAGCTGACAGTGTTGTCATACGTAGTAATTCTTTTGTTAATGATGTTGTTCAGTgacatgttgtttattttttctttgtgttgcagGAATATGTTCGTGGGCTGTGTGATCCAGAACTCCACAAAGAAGAGCGATACCCAGTGGACATGCATTGTATCTTTGCTGGGGCCCGGGGTCTCTTCCTGGACAGGCTCATACGGGATACAAGTGCTGAGGTTCTGGTGCCTGAGCCCGGCCACCTGCGGCTGTTGGGCCAGGCTGAACCCGTAGTGATGGCTCAGAGCAGAGTTCAGCAGTTTGTAGCACTATTTCAGGTAGGGGACATAATAATCTATACATAGTGCAacttttttcaacattttgtacATACGTAATATGGGTTTTGGCTGTATATGCAGTGGCTACTGAAGGTTACTCCCACTAAAAAACTTTTAAAGCAGAACTGAATCAGTAACTCAAGTAATTGTGTATTCAATTGATAACAAACTAATGAGCAACATCTTGATGATAATTTTTCAGCATTCCAAAATGTCCTGGATCCAGCTCATAAAATATGAGGAActagttttattcattttgtatgCCATTAAATGTGGCCTGATCTTTGGGTTGTAgatgattgattttatttttatttttatttatttatttatttctttaaatctACAGTTTTCAGACATTAATCAGTTTGTTATTTGAGATGATGGAAGCAATTATTACTGATagcctctttaaaaaaaaaaaaaaaaaaacatatatagtatacatatacatacatatacatatatagttgAAGTGCTTAGGAAGTTGAAGTGTTCAGGAGGTTCTGTGTTTGAGCCCACAGCCAACCAGGGTGTgaatgtttctctgtctctgtgttaatCCTGTGATAGACTACCGATGTATCCCATCCCTCACTCAGTGTCAGCTGGTACCTTGTACAGGATAGTAGCAGTATAGTTAatggataaatggatggatTCTCACATATGATACTTTATGGTACAGCATACTCcaatttatgtgtgtgtgtgtgtgtgtgtatccaggAGAAGAGAAGTCTACCGAGTGACAGAGAGCTGGCAGTGAAACGAGCATTCAAGTCCTTTGTGGAGGAGAGGGATGATAAGTACACCATGGAGCTTTTACTACTACCAAGTGCCCTGAAGGAAGAGTTACTGGGACTGGCTCACAGTCCCACTAGTACAAACATGTCCTCCCTGGTTAGTGCTATCAgttttttaaagtgatttataATCACTGTGTCCAGCAGAAACTGAagcaaattttttaaaaactcagtaAAAATTCATCTGCTGTAGGTAGATTACAACAATTCACTGAGTATTTAAAAGATAAGATTCCAGCTATGAGACCATTGCTTGACTTCCAAATGTAACAGTGTTAAATCCCTGCAAGGTGTATGGCACAGCTGAGCTAAAAAGTAAAAAGCCCTTGTTTGCAGGTTAAAAACTGCAATGAAGTTTCAGGGATTCATCCAGAAATAAATTAACTTAGAGTTTgatgaaatcatttttgttttattagtttggCCCAATAAACCGACCAATAGAACAGAATGAGTTCTGAGATGTCAGTAGTTTATCTGTGTTTGAGTCAAATCTCAGGGTCTACATTACAGGGTATTTAAACATAATTCTGTTCAAGGTTGGAGAAAGTATTCCCACTGGCCTTAAAACATGTGTAATtacaaagtgaaataaatgacaaatttgACAAATCGGGACTTATCTTGTAGGTCTTATTGTCATACATGAAAATGCTTTGACAGTGGGTTTTTACTtgatttttaaagtttgaaaatccttcatttgaaatgaatcatgtgtctctgtttgtgacAAACTTTGGTTTTGGTAAGGAGAACTATGTAGGGCACGCAGGGAAGTACAATATGAACAGTAACCATGGCAAGTGTTCAAGTTTGAGTGGAATTTTTGCTGTACTTTCCTAACCAGAgttattgtcattttgtttcctCTCCCATGCTCTGCTTACCCAGACCCTACAGCCCAGCATGGTGGAGGTGGATGAGGAACGCTCACAGAGTAGCACTCCTGTGACAGAGCTCTCCAACTGTATCCTGTATACCAGCTTTGATGAGAAAGGACCCAGAGCAGCATCAGTTGGTGGAGCTGGTAAAGCAGGTGGTGGGATAGGATTAGGTCCCGAAGCCATCCTGCTCAATGGCACTCGACCCTCGCACAAACGGCGCTCATCTGAGAGTGAAACTCGCGACACAAAGAGACAGTACTCTCTGGAGAGGAAGGACGAGTCAccagagagagcgagagagagggagcggCAAAGAGACAGGGAAGGCCGAGggagtagcagcagcagctgcagatccaAAACCCCCTCTTCTTCAGcatgtctctcctcctctgcaaagacaaacacagttGGTCCAATCATGCTGGACTCCAGTGATGGTGTCTCAGATGAAGGGGAGGCCGTTAGCCCAGAAACAAACCTCCGCTGCTTGGTCAATTTCTTCAGGTAAAGTTCATACTGGTGTGAAATGTCTCAAGTGGGATCAGTGGCCCTTATTATATTAGGGGTGTTAACACTATGTAGTCAGTGGTCAAATAAAACATGGAAGTCTTGACTTAAATtctaattttcagtttttttgtaatCTAGAGTGATGTCAATTAGTTGGCCTACTAACTATTGCTGATCAAAACCAATTTTAGGAAAACTAAACATAATTCAAACAACAAGCAATTATATTGTTAGGCAGATACCAACAACACATGTCCTATTTCTCTACcactaaaactcactgaaagaccTGCCAAggaattgcagaaataaatgtcaaattatgaaGCGATGCTTATGAattttgtttgacctttgctgttttctgatcataggttgtttttatataaagatTTTAAAGATATAAAGATTTTGGTTATGACATTTTTGAGCAATAGTCTTAAAAATGACCCAGAGCCTAACAggttaaattatttttcaagcaaaaatggGACATGCTTTACTTGATCTGACATTAACATAACACCCACCAAAAACTGAATCTCTGCATACTGGGAACatgtgttgttgcagcattGATTTAAGCCAAACTTCAAAAAATGTGAATCCATACTTTGATGACACTCTGCAACATGAAATGTGTTTAAACTGATTTTCTTCAGGACCATGGGTTACCagcaggaggtggtggagcGTGTTGTCAAGGAGACAGGACAGACAGAAGATACCTTCCTCATCCTGGAGAAGATTGTTCAAGAAACCAAGAATTGTGAAGAGGGCTCCAAAGCAGGGGAAAAAGAGAGACTGTTGAACTCTGTGCGCTCCTCAGACCCtccctcttcatcttcatcatcatcttcttccacttcttCTTCTACGGTCTCTCGATTCAGAGCGAAGGAGCGTGAGCCAAGCAAAGTGTTGGTGGATCCAGGCCGGTCTAAAGAGAACATTAAGCCCAACCAGCATGGAGGTCGAAGTAATGGTCTTGGGCACCGGAGACAGTGTAGTGGCAGCGAAACCAGCACTCAGCAGGTACACGCCTCCTTAAAAAGATTATTTAGTGGCAGAGTTtgacattattttttcttctttttgtttgaaTATATAGTTGCTTCTTTGCATGATACATTTTAGATAATACGGCAAGAAGTACCCAGTTTGTCACCCAATGAGTGTCACCTGAAACAtggaatttttttctttaaaggtttcttctcattttattttctatcatGTGCTCGaacttttcatttcaaactatCTTCATTAAATTGCTTTAATGTTTTATGGGGTTTTTTATGTCACATACTGTCACCTTATTTCTGCTAAACTAGACATCTCATTTAAGGCATGACaatattattcatttaatattatgtatgtatgcgtgtgtatatgtatgtatatgtatatataaagtatgattaaaactaattttcaagtgatattgtttttaaatattatttataacaTTAATTTAGACAATATAATTGTGTAAGACCTGCTGCATTGtacccaaaataaaaataaatttaaaaaatctatatttCATTTCAGGCCATCGCCATTAAAAGAAGCTCCAGTGCTCAAGGAGGAGCAGGGAACAACGACGTTATTACCATtgacgatgatgatgacatCATCCCCACAGATAGCAAAACAGCCGACAGCAGGATGTCCCGGATGCTGACACACCTAGACACTCAGTCAGGATCCAGAACAGACTACTTGGCGCGGGGAGGGGGCAGTGTCTCACAGAGGGACTACTTATCAAGGAGTGGGACTCAGACTTTGGGAGGATCGGTGAAAGTTGAGAGTGTGACAGCACTGCGCAGTTCACCTCAGTGGCTAAGTGCCACCACCACCTCACTGGCCTCAACCCCCAGTGTAGGTATTACCTTAAAATGCTGGGTGTATTTGCATGTTTCCATTGCTTCTTTCCACTGTACTGACTCATGGCTGTCTCATTTAAATTTGGAGAATTGTTTTTGTAAGATTGAagtactctttttttttttttttttaatcttaaactAAACATTCATCAGCACACTCAAAGTTTACTATATATATTCAGAGCTCATGCACATACCATTTCTAGATGTATACTTTATGTCAAAGGCTTATAGTATTAACATGTTATTGTCTTTACCATGTCACGCACTGTTACCACATAAATGTTGCATTATAGAGCAGGAAATAAGATTGCATGCCCACACATTTTAAGGTTCTGGATGGGTTTTCCTCTGACTGATGTCATGAATCACTTCCTtgtctttctgttattttacaaaacattttttaaaatttttctcCAGTCAGCTCAGCCCATCACACGGCCCAGTGCCTCTCCCTATCAAACCATTGGGCATATGGGGTTTCATGGTGCTGCAGCCAGGACTCCTCCTTCAAATGACCCCCCAGCACCCCCGGTTACTGGCTTGGCCCGTTTCCATCAATCACTGAGGACTGCCTACACTCTGAAACTGCCAAATGAGCCAGGATGTCCAGAACTCAGACACATCATAATAGATGGCAGCAATGTGGCTATGGCGTAAGTCtgagtctgcacacacacacacacacacacacacacaaatatgcaaatacaagctgtctttttttgtttgtttgtttgtcttgttttttgtttttgtttttttttttgtttaggaaaataatttaaacatatGTATCTAATGGTATGTCATGGAAGTTGTACACCAGTGGGAAGCATTTCAgcagtagaaaaaaataaaccagtCTTTCAGAAACTCATCAGATTCAGCAACTGATGCAAGGACACTATTTATATGTCTAAGTTGATTCTGTActattctgtctctgtttaAGGAGGCTTGCTAAATTCATCACCTCAGAGAGCAAAGTGCTTTGTTGTTctgagtttaaaaaaatttcatctctgtgtttgGTTATTTCACATCTTGATAAGGCGACACTTTGAAAGCATTGTGACTTTTGTTCAGgggattttttaaattattatttgcCAAATGTCTGCTGCAAATGTCTATGCATATATCTGTTCAGCTGAGAGGATATTGTTGTCATTGCTGGTCATTTTAAACTTCCGTCATTAAAGAATGCATGTTTCTCACATGAAAAGTAAACGAGGTTTAAAAAGTTTTAGTAGGGTCAGGACTGAAATGTCACGTTACTTATGGAATTCAGTATTTGTTCAGCTGTCTGAAAATcaacaggaaacagacacagaggaaaaaTCTGAATTTCCGATGTGACAACATGTGAAGGACAGGCCTGCCCCTCGACCTGTAACCATAGAAATGCAGTGACAGGCCATAAGACATGGGGTTTTACTAGCACTTACTAGCAAAGCTTGAACTATTTCCAGTGTCCTATTTGTGACTGTGATTATTTATCATGTATTTTTTAGACAAATCACTCATCATTTTCTGCTAACATAACAAAGATAAAATGCTAGATAAGAAGTTAGAAATTTGTGTCAAATGAGTGTCAAAATCATGGCACGTCTATTTCTTcgaattcagatttttttttattactggtaTGAGTGTAGAAAGGGTTACAGCTCCTGTGATTGTGTTATGTGTTTTAAATGGTATCACTTCCCACACCTGTCACACATGCACCAcgtttttccttttcattatgAAGCCATCACCCTTCCCATCAACACTGCCATCATCATTTAaggtcacacatgcacacgttgCCATAGTCTCAAATTAAACAAACCATCATTGTGTAGCAGCATTGTGTAGGCCACAGATATAACCCTTATCGTGTAGGTGCACCAGAACGTAGCCCACACTTTCATATATGCTGTTACTCAtcctcttgtgtgtgtgtgagtttgtgtgccTGGCAGAGTGAAAGCCGTTGTAACAATATGATATTGGGGTGTGGGAGTGTACTATGAGGGTGTTTTTGAGAAGGGACGCCTTTTCTAGTGAAATTCTCTGTTTGTAATTTCtaaattttcagtttatttaagaATTGTACATCATTGTTCACATGATGAGTAACACACAAGGAAAGATAAACTGCGGcttgtttattttcctgttttgcctTTACTCTTTGCTGATATATCGTCACAGTCTTGATCCAGGGTAACCTTACCTTGACTTTTAACTTTGGTAACCACGTCATTTCACGTTCAGTGGTATTCCCACTCTCCTTCCTCCGACCTTTTCGTCCTCGCTCCTTTCTTACCAGAAGACCATAGGCTACTTCTGGTTCAGCATGCATCATACAGGATGAACAATGAAAAGATGTCATCATTGTTGTATTTATTAGGTAATGGAAAGTGAGACACATCCTTTTCTCTATAGGGGTCAAATTAAGAAAagcttgttatttttttcataggTCTTTACATTCAGTTGATCCAACAGAAGGCCACAATTACTTCCAGGTTTCCATGGCGACTTTACAGGTTGCATAATGTCTTCCTGCTGTGGTGTCACTCATCACTTTCTCTTTCAACACTTGGTGGAACTTCCCTTAGGTTTGCATTGCAGCTCTCATCACGAAGTGAAAACAATCTTGACCAGTTTCGTGTCATGTATAtgaggtgtgtgcatgtgaatgtaaTGCCATGTCACAGAAAATAAGTTTGTAATGAATTAGGTGTGTTGGATTACTTGGACAAACTACTGGGATAGTGAGTGGATGTGAAACAGGTCTTTCCACCATCAGAAGGTAAATTCAGGTCATATATTTTAGCCCCAGCAGTATCAGACTTCATGATGGAAATTTTCCATTGACTTTCATATTTCTCAGCTTGTTTGCTCACTCTGTTGTGGTCCTCAGCATCAAGATTAATGTGTGGAAGGTTTTTCTACCTTGTCAGAATCTAAACAGACTAACTTGTGCCAGGGCTCTCTTGTTTTCTTGGCTATGCCTTTGTCACCTGCTAAATGTTTTGTCCTACCACTGTGCAACAAGCAGACACATACAGAAAGCTGTTTGGTGTGGATCTTTGCATTACTACTACATGTGGTAGATGAGGTCAGATTGCTGATCAGTCTAGTTACCAGGAAGTAAAGTGTACACTGTAACACAGACATAACTGAGAAACACATGATAAGGAAAGAGAgatgaaagtgaaaaacagaagcATGATAAAATATTTCTCCAAGATTTTGAATTCTGTCATTCATCAGTAGGCATATCTAGTTGGCCTGTCAGACATTTCCCCCAAAAATAATCTTGTTCACAAGTAGAACATAAAAATAGGTTGAATGATTACTACGGACAGAAGAACAGATATCTGTTTATTCAGAGGTGACGATCAGTGGTAGGTGTCCTGAGACATGGCAATAAGACAGAATTTCCTTGAACACATATACCCGGAGTCAAACACCGACCTAATCACTGAAATTCactgataaaaacatttttttaagaattACTGCATGAGGTTGACAGTGGTGTTTTGGGTCTGTGGTAGCTGCAGCAGTTCCTGATCGGGGagtttctcatttctcttgttgtttgttgttcctgttgttttgtggtttgtATTACAGCTGTCTGACGTGTGTGCATAGGCTGTGCACGTCACCAACAATCTGGGTCAGCTGAAGGTGTGATGTtcattatatgtgtgtatgtttatgttttggTGCAGGTTTCTGTTGACTACTAAGCCTCAGCTGTAGAGATGTAGTTTGTAAGGATAGTCTGACTTAACATTTCACCTTTATCAAATACATGTCATCCCAGTGGAAATCTGTGAAGTGAAACCACACTTCTGCCTTCACTAAAAATAGCTGTGTTTCAGACAAGTCTACAAAACACCCTATAGTCCTGTCAAACATACTTCTAATTTATCCTGATGCTCCTCAATTCCTGCCTCTCACCATGTCCCTCTTCATTTCTTGCTTTTCTCTTCAGTCATGGCCTTCATCGGTTCTTCTCCTGTCGAGGCATTGCGCTGGCTGTGGAGACGTTTTGGAGGCGAGGCCACAGGGAGATCACAGTATTTGTTCCTCAGTGGCGTCAGAAGAGAGACCGACTCACAACAGGTACACATGCTACACGTGCATATAGGACAGCCTATAACTATTACCATACTGATGTGATAGGTACAGGCTGCTATGACTCTGGACTCAAATACATTCTATCTAAAATGAA contains:
- the n4bp1 gene encoding NEDD4-binding protein 1; the protein is MSTTRPLLGMRRGPELTSPEQPGGRLPASAGRQRQEPPTVDEFTVLEDKQEELKCAKPRVEQVFEVTFTIIGLLDHTGQPHGSRTSRQIWLQLRGNRDDVSKAKEYVRGLCDPELHKEERYPVDMHCIFAGARGLFLDRLIRDTSAEVLVPEPGHLRLLGQAEPVVMAQSRVQQFVALFQEKRSLPSDRELAVKRAFKSFVEERDDKYTMELLLLPSALKEELLGLAHSPTSTNMSSLTLQPSMVEVDEERSQSSTPVTELSNCILYTSFDEKGPRAASVGGAGKAGGGIGLGPEAILLNGTRPSHKRRSSESETRDTKRQYSLERKDESPERARERERQRDREGRGSSSSSCRSKTPSSSACLSSSAKTNTVGPIMLDSSDGVSDEGEAVSPETNLRCLVNFFRTMGYQQEVVERVVKETGQTEDTFLILEKIVQETKNCEEGSKAGEKERLLNSVRSSDPPSSSSSSSSSTSSSTVSRFRAKEREPSKVLVDPGRSKENIKPNQHGGRSNGLGHRRQCSGSETSTQQAIAIKRSSSAQGGAGNNDVITIDDDDDIIPTDSKTADSRMSRMLTHLDTQSGSRTDYLARGGGSVSQRDYLSRSGTQTLGGSVKVESVTALRSSPQWLSATTTSLASTPSSAQPITRPSASPYQTIGHMGFHGAAARTPPSNDPPAPPVTGLARFHQSLRTAYTLKLPNEPGCPELRHIIIDGSNVAMAHGLHRFFSCRGIALAVETFWRRGHREITVFVPQWRQKRDRLTTEQHFLNQLEDLRLLSFTPSREVCGQRISSHDDRFLLHLAEKTDGIIVTNDNLRDFVETSDTWRKIIQERLLQFTFVEDHFMIPDDPLGKHGPHLDVFLRKDNRRAPVTPPPLRRPDFWQSSQQQQQPAYIQAVHSAPRAPVFKPRPSSSLVPHATTHWPHSGPPEWHPPRRSPSPSPSPPPQRSPGETSELKRKLYDIFPDQKQRIDRILSDNPYMRDLNALSGLLLG